From Campylobacterota bacterium, one genomic window encodes:
- a CDS encoding SPFH/Band 7/PHB domain protein: MIFFSLLILFLLVALSKATYLIKQAEVVIIERLGNFHTILEPGLHIIIPFIDQPRKVLWTFIKEDARGKAAYRYNDFITRIDLRESVYDFPKQNVITRDNVTIEINALLYYQITDAKAAVYEVSNVPLAIEKLTQTTLRNIIGSMDLDETLTSRDSINEKLRIVLDEATDKWGVKINRVELQEVNPPGDIKIAMEKQMRAERDRRALILEAEGAKRAEILKSEGYKMAKVTRAQGDAQARLVLAQAESEAITVVQKAIPNTNPLPYLIALNYIKALPEITKDKDGKLILLPYEASALMGSVSSVKELFNNIQK, translated from the coding sequence ATAATATTCTTCTCTCTTCTTATCCTTTTTCTTCTCGTCGCTTTAAGCAAAGCAACGTATCTGATTAAACAAGCTGAAGTTGTCATCATCGAGCGCCTCGGTAATTTTCATACTATTCTCGAACCAGGGCTTCACATTATCATTCCATTTATTGATCAACCCCGCAAGGTCCTGTGGACGTTTATCAAGGAAGATGCACGGGGCAAGGCAGCATACCGCTATAATGACTTCATTACACGTATTGATTTACGCGAGTCTGTCTACGACTTTCCAAAGCAAAATGTTATCACTAGGGACAATGTCACCATTGAGATTAACGCCCTTCTCTACTACCAGATTACCGATGCAAAAGCTGCAGTTTATGAGGTTAGTAACGTACCACTTGCCATTGAAAAACTTACACAAACAACACTGCGTAACATTATCGGCTCGATGGACCTTGATGAAACCCTTACATCACGTGACAGTATTAATGAAAAACTACGTATTGTCCTTGATGAAGCAACTGATAAATGGGGGGTCAAAATTAACCGTGTTGAACTACAAGAAGTCAATCCTCCCGGCGACATTAAAATTGCTATGGAAAAACAAATGCGAGCGGAACGTGATCGACGAGCACTCATTCTTGAAGCTGAAGGTGCAAAGCGTGCTGAAATTTTGAAATCCGAAGGATACAAAATGGCTAAAGTCACCCGCGCACAAGGTGACGCTCAAGCACGGCTTGTACTTGCGCAAGCTGAATCAGAAGCAATCACCGTTGTGCAAAAAGCCATCCCTAACACAAATCCCTTGCCTTATTTAATTGCATTGAATTACATTAAAGCATTACCTGAAATTACAAAAGATAAAGATGGAAAATTGATACTTCTCCCTTACGAGGCATCGGCCCTTATGGGTTCAGTATCAAGCGTAAAAGAACTCTTTAACAATATACAAAAATAA
- a CDS encoding N-acetylmuramoyl-L-alanine amidase, with product MQKPCFPILLIVFSVMQSFALAEKIIIINPAGDGKKTGRELRHGYERAQTFKCAQKLKNQLLLQQNCKVLLTRNIGEEVVPWQNASFANRMLTDIFISIHITTHRKLKPCITFYQITFDPHGDFIKRSFDSHSFMPVHQTHLGNTQATRSTLNSFCKFLRQGPHTKQFDCHGPYAIPFKPLVGIQAPLTFGIELCLSYDEEWSIFIEPLVMALEQFLSSVEHRL from the coding sequence ATGCAAAAGCCTTGTTTTCCTATCTTACTTATTGTTTTTTCCGTCATGCAAAGTTTTGCTCTGGCAGAAAAAATAATCATTATCAACCCTGCCGGAGACGGCAAAAAAACCGGCAGAGAACTGCGTCACGGTTACGAACGAGCACAAACATTCAAATGCGCACAAAAGCTGAAAAATCAGCTTCTTTTACAACAAAACTGCAAAGTTTTATTGACACGCAATATCGGTGAAGAAGTTGTGCCATGGCAAAATGCATCGTTTGCCAATCGCATGCTCACAGATATTTTTATAAGCATACACATTACAACACACAGAAAGCTTAAACCATGCATAACATTTTACCAGATCACCTTTGACCCACACGGTGATTTCATTAAGCGCTCATTTGATAGCCATTCTTTTATGCCCGTCCATCAGACCCATCTTGGCAACACACAAGCAACACGCTCAACGCTCAATAGTTTTTGCAAGTTCCTGCGTCAAGGACCGCACACAAAACAATTTGATTGTCATGGTCCTTATGCTATCCCCTTTAAACCGCTTGTTGGTATTCAAGCGCCACTCACTTTTGGTATTGAGCTATGCCTTTCTTATGACGAAGAATGGAGCATTTTTATCGAACCCCTGGTGATGGCTTTGGAACAATTTCTATCTAGTGTGGAACATAGGCTATAA
- a CDS encoding ABC-F family ATP-binding cassette domain-containing protein, with translation MHRPIFLKGVSLSFTNKICFEKFSAQIYPGSRIAIIGKNGSGKSSLLNILRQKLQPSDGEIVIPDNLCISYVEQTINDFSNLSGGQRLNKKLSEALAQFPDVLLLDEPTNHLDQDNRKSLIRMLKHYQGTLVIVSHDTELLRNCINTLWYIDNNKIHNFTGSYEDYIREIKQKRTSIEKELTSLKTQKKNTHNALMKEQKRAAKSKAKGQKSIEQKKWPTVVSKSKAFRAEQTSGKKKLAIDRKKQQLTEQLSDLRLPEIILPKFSLTSNNISSNNLLSISSANIGYNKDKPILKNINLSLGGKERIALCGKNASGKSTLLKAILGLDEIFTTGKWYLPVSDSIGYLDQHYTNLNPELSVIDHIKKLRPNWTEIEIRRHLNDFLFRKNEEAMQPTATLSGGEKARASLSMIAAKTPRLLILDEITNNLDLETKEHCIQVLKEYPDAIIIVSHEEDFLQAIGIDQTYTVINHTISS, from the coding sequence ATGCACAGACCAATCTTTCTTAAAGGGGTCAGCCTCTCTTTCACAAATAAAATCTGCTTTGAAAAATTTTCAGCCCAGATCTATCCAGGAAGCCGTATTGCTATTATTGGCAAAAACGGTAGTGGTAAATCAAGTCTGTTAAATATCTTACGTCAAAAACTACAGCCTTCAGATGGCGAAATAGTTATTCCAGATAATCTTTGTATTAGTTATGTTGAACAAACAATCAATGACTTTAGTAACTTGAGTGGTGGCCAAAGATTAAACAAAAAGCTATCAGAGGCATTAGCTCAATTTCCAGACGTACTACTCCTTGATGAGCCCACAAATCACTTGGATCAAGATAACCGCAAAAGTTTAATACGAATGCTTAAACATTATCAAGGTACACTAGTTATCGTTAGCCATGATACAGAATTGCTACGTAACTGTATCAATACGCTCTGGTATATTGATAACAATAAAATTCACAATTTCACTGGCTCTTATGAAGATTATATACGAGAAATTAAGCAAAAACGAACATCCATAGAAAAAGAATTGACATCACTTAAAACTCAGAAAAAAAATACTCACAATGCTTTGATGAAAGAACAAAAACGTGCTGCTAAAAGTAAAGCGAAGGGACAAAAAAGTATTGAACAAAAAAAGTGGCCAACTGTAGTAAGCAAATCAAAAGCATTTAGAGCTGAACAAACATCTGGCAAAAAAAAATTAGCTATTGATAGAAAAAAGCAGCAACTAACTGAGCAGCTATCAGATTTAAGACTTCCAGAAATAATTCTCCCTAAATTTTCACTAACGTCAAACAATATCAGTTCTAATAATTTATTATCAATAAGTAGCGCAAATATTGGATATAACAAAGACAAACCTATTCTAAAAAATATTAACCTGTCTTTAGGAGGGAAAGAACGCATTGCACTCTGCGGTAAAAATGCATCGGGTAAATCAACATTGCTAAAAGCAATTTTGGGGCTAGATGAAATTTTCACCACTGGTAAATGGTATTTACCAGTTTCTGATTCCATCGGCTATCTAGATCAACACTACACTAACCTCAACCCAGAGCTTTCAGTTATCGATCACATAAAAAAATTGAGGCCCAATTGGACTGAGATAGAGATTCGACGTCACTTAAATGATTTTTTATTTAGAAAGAATGAAGAAGCCATGCAACCTACAGCAACCCTTTCAGGCGGGGAAAAAGCACGAGCTTCTTTAAGCATGATTGCCGCTAAAACACCAAGGCTATTAATTTTAGATGAAATCACCAATAATCTTGATCTGGAAACGAAGGAGCACTGTATCCAAGTTTTAAAAGAGTATCCTGACGCTATAATAATTGTCTCTCATGAAGAAGACTTTTTGCAAGCAATAGGTATTGATCAGACTTACACGGTGATTAATCATACAATTAGCAGCTAA
- a CDS encoding amino acid ABC transporter substrate-binding protein, with product MFIKKIGIPLVVFGLGAVVSWSTLSNNKDPKSLVVGVMSGYEPFACLDNQGALYGFDIDIADELSKRLGRKLVFKDLNVAGLLLALEQGKIDILLSGLSITPERERKIEMIYYQGSDCTTYPLVFWGKIPDGITSLDDLVRGQNAVVCVEPGSCQEKYLLDNNQRVTTKTVPVMSDIVLELRYGKASAALLDPDILPGLRQKNSELVSLDVTLPIEYQSRGCGIGINKQNTMLIKSIGENIANMLRDGTIAQIEQKWFGFVTVAGRGL from the coding sequence ATGTTTATAAAAAAAATAGGAATACCGTTAGTTGTTTTTGGTTTGGGCGCTGTGGTGAGTTGGTCCACGCTAAGCAATAACAAGGACCCAAAGTCATTAGTCGTGGGGGTTATGAGCGGCTACGAGCCGTTTGCATGTCTTGATAATCAAGGTGCATTATATGGTTTTGATATTGATATAGCAGATGAATTATCAAAGCGGTTGGGCAGGAAACTTGTTTTCAAAGACCTAAATGTTGCTGGGCTTCTGCTTGCATTGGAGCAGGGGAAAATAGATATTTTGCTTTCTGGACTTAGCATAACCCCAGAACGTGAGCGTAAAATCGAAATGATTTATTATCAAGGTAGCGACTGTACGACCTATCCGTTAGTTTTTTGGGGAAAGATCCCGGACGGAATTACCTCACTTGATGATCTTGTTCGTGGCCAAAATGCGGTTGTTTGCGTGGAGCCGGGTTCATGCCAGGAAAAATATTTGCTTGATAATAATCAGAGGGTTACAACAAAGACCGTGCCAGTGATGAGTGATATTGTTTTAGAACTAAGATATGGTAAAGCAAGTGCAGCGCTACTTGATCCTGATATTTTGCCGGGCTTAAGACAAAAAAATTCTGAGTTAGTCAGTCTAGACGTTACGCTTCCGATTGAGTACCAAAGCAGAGGTTGTGGTATTGGTATTAACAAACAGAACACGATGCTCATCAAGTCCATTGGCGAGAATATTGCCAATATGCTTCGTGATGGAACTATTGCACAGATAGAACAGAAATGGTTTGGCTTTGTAACGGTTGCAGGAAGGGGGTTATGA
- a CDS encoding amino acid ABC transporter ATP-binding protein, protein MIKVKNVTLTYKGNTVLENISCEFTPGRITTLLGSSGSGKTSLLSVVAQLVKSYAGVVLCGDGDDIKTLSPVQRTAEIGLVFQSFNLFENMSVLQNCMGPLMTVVKQTKKRAQSIAQKQLERLDVLGLQDRLPSQLSQGQRQRVAIARALCFSPQALLLDEPTSGLDPVNSRRVAAIVRQLAGDGIAIVVATHDMDFVRQTLDRVYFIKQGKIIEYYDKRDPQGKCTAGSMIRSFIGEDKREEE, encoded by the coding sequence ATGATTAAAGTAAAGAATGTGACGCTAACGTACAAAGGAAACACCGTCCTAGAAAATATATCGTGTGAGTTTACTCCTGGAAGAATTACTACGTTGCTTGGATCGAGTGGTTCGGGGAAAACATCACTTTTATCAGTCGTTGCCCAGCTTGTTAAAAGCTATGCCGGAGTTGTGTTGTGTGGTGATGGTGATGATATTAAGACATTGTCACCCGTTCAGCGAACTGCCGAAATAGGCCTTGTGTTTCAGTCATTTAACTTGTTTGAAAATATGAGTGTGCTGCAAAATTGTATGGGGCCATTAATGACGGTTGTAAAACAAACAAAAAAAAGAGCGCAGTCTATAGCTCAAAAGCAACTTGAACGCTTGGATGTTTTGGGCTTGCAAGATCGTTTGCCATCACAGTTATCACAGGGGCAAAGGCAGCGTGTAGCAATTGCTCGTGCATTGTGCTTTAGTCCTCAGGCATTATTGTTAGATGAGCCTACATCGGGGCTCGATCCCGTTAATAGCAGAAGAGTAGCTGCAATTGTTAGACAACTTGCTGGTGATGGTATTGCAATTGTCGTGGCAACGCACGATATGGATTTTGTTCGGCAAACTCTTGATCGAGTGTACTTCATTAAGCAAGGTAAAATAATCGAATATTATGACAAGCGTGATCCACAGGGTAAGTGTACTGCAGGATCTATGATCAGATCTTTCATAGGAGAGGATAAAAGGGAAGAAGAATGA
- the acs gene encoding acetate--CoA ligase, with product MCQAQMKSNIKLWERQAQKLSWFKPWDKVLEWNEPYAQWFKGGLINASYQCLDIHMSSDRKDKIALYWECENGQTQLLTYAQLYALVNRYAGAFRELGVKKGDVVVLYLPMTPQAVATMLACARLGATHSVVFSGFSAHALAERIQDTQARFVVTSEYTLRRGKKIDLRTTVRSAVKQCPSIEKTILVNRPDQRVQDDGGSEVCLDEVAQGHAADLPAEHVESTHPLFILYTSGTTGKPKGIIQSTAGYLTYIYSTIKWGFDITDKSIYWCTADIGWITGHSYVVYGPLMHGAAVLIHEGAPDYPNASVWWSLIEKYKVDIFYTSPTALRMCKRFGDSWIEKHDLSSLKVLGSVGEPINPEVWSWYNNVIGKKKCPIIDTWWQTETGGFMISPALGKDLVALKPGSATMPLPGIQAEVVDEHGQCVPAGVKGYLVIKNPWPGMSIGVYNDPGRFKQVYWSKFPGCYYPGDYAIKDRDGYFWLLGRADEVLNVAGHRIGTAEIESAVVSCPDIVEAAVIGTKDDIKGEQIVIFAIAAKGVEESQDLKNEIIQTVREQIGSFAKPSGIYFVQELPKTRSGKIMRRLIKAVVLGGALGDVTTLEDGASMEEVKSAYQSLAGVISAG from the coding sequence ATGTGCCAGGCTCAAATGAAAAGCAACATAAAGTTATGGGAGAGGCAAGCTCAAAAACTTTCATGGTTTAAGCCTTGGGACAAAGTGCTTGAATGGAATGAGCCGTATGCACAGTGGTTTAAGGGGGGATTGATCAATGCATCATATCAATGCTTAGATATACATATGAGCAGCGATAGAAAAGACAAAATTGCTTTGTACTGGGAATGTGAAAATGGTCAAACACAGCTACTTACATATGCTCAACTGTATGCATTAGTTAACCGTTATGCTGGTGCCTTTCGTGAGCTTGGGGTCAAAAAGGGAGATGTTGTTGTTTTGTACTTGCCGATGACACCACAGGCAGTAGCAACGATGCTTGCGTGTGCCAGACTTGGTGCGACGCATTCTGTTGTTTTTTCTGGATTTAGTGCCCATGCGCTTGCAGAAAGAATTCAAGATACACAAGCACGGTTTGTTGTGACGAGTGAATATACGCTTCGCCGAGGAAAAAAGATTGATCTACGTACAACTGTACGCAGCGCGGTTAAGCAATGTCCGAGTATTGAAAAAACTATTCTCGTCAATCGCCCTGATCAGCGAGTTCAGGATGACGGAGGAAGTGAGGTATGCCTAGACGAGGTTGCGCAAGGTCATGCAGCTGATTTGCCCGCGGAGCATGTTGAATCGACTCATCCCCTTTTTATCCTGTATACATCGGGCACTACGGGAAAGCCAAAGGGCATTATACAATCAACAGCTGGCTACTTGACCTACATTTATTCAACGATTAAATGGGGTTTTGATATAACTGATAAGTCTATATATTGGTGTACGGCTGATATTGGTTGGATTACTGGACATTCATACGTTGTATATGGACCGTTAATGCATGGTGCTGCAGTGCTCATTCACGAGGGAGCCCCTGATTATCCAAATGCAAGTGTATGGTGGTCATTGATTGAAAAATATAAGGTTGATATTTTTTATACATCGCCGACAGCATTGCGTATGTGCAAACGGTTTGGAGATTCATGGATAGAAAAACATGATCTTTCAAGTTTAAAAGTGTTGGGGAGTGTTGGCGAGCCAATTAACCCAGAAGTATGGAGTTGGTACAACAACGTTATAGGCAAGAAAAAATGTCCTATTATTGACACATGGTGGCAGACTGAGACTGGCGGATTTATGATTTCACCGGCGTTAGGTAAAGATTTGGTGGCGCTCAAGCCTGGGTCGGCTACAATGCCGTTACCTGGTATTCAGGCAGAGGTCGTCGATGAGCATGGGCAGTGTGTTCCGGCAGGAGTTAAGGGCTATCTTGTTATTAAAAATCCATGGCCAGGCATGTCTATTGGCGTATACAATGATCCAGGGAGATTTAAGCAGGTGTATTGGTCAAAGTTTCCTGGTTGTTATTATCCCGGTGATTACGCTATTAAAGATAGGGACGGCTACTTTTGGCTACTTGGTCGAGCTGATGAGGTACTTAATGTTGCAGGGCATCGCATCGGAACTGCCGAGATTGAATCAGCAGTTGTTAGTTGTCCAGATATAGTTGAAGCTGCAGTTATTGGAACTAAAGATGACATCAAGGGCGAGCAAATTGTGATCTTTGCCATAGCAGCTAAAGGTGTTGAAGAGAGTCAAGATCTCAAAAATGAAATTATCCAAACTGTACGAGAGCAGATTGGTTCTTTTGCTAAGCCCTCTGGTATTTATTTTGTTCAAGAGCTACCAAAAACACGCTCCGGCAAAATCATGCGTCGTCTGATTAAAGCAGTTGTGCTTGGTGGGGCGCTGGGTGATGTAACAACGCTTGAAGATGGTGCATCAATGGAGGAAGTCAAAAGTGCTTATCAGTCACTTGCTGGAGTAATCTCTGCTGGTTGA
- a CDS encoding non-canonical purine NTP pyrophosphatase, whose amino-acid sequence MSKKIFVASTNEGKVAEIRAMLEEAAWNDNAITVLSLNDYSIDEPDEPYETFLENAIHKAKYYGNIVNEVTMSDDSGLCIHALDGFPGVRTKEFLVKSGGSGQAFKEIEKMFQASDDYSAYFQSAVVIYNPKSNVIAKAEAKVHGKILFPPRGVQGFGFDPIFLPQGFDQTMAELPQSIKNSISHRGRALKKLFLQEAMKW is encoded by the coding sequence ATGAGTAAAAAAATTTTTGTAGCCTCAACCAATGAAGGAAAAGTAGCTGAAATTAGGGCGATGCTTGAAGAAGCCGCGTGGAATGATAATGCAATAACAGTGCTATCGCTTAATGATTATTCTATTGATGAACCTGATGAGCCATATGAAACTTTTCTTGAAAATGCGATTCATAAGGCAAAATATTACGGTAACATTGTTAATGAAGTGACCATGTCGGATGACTCTGGATTATGTATACATGCACTGGATGGTTTTCCAGGCGTACGGACGAAAGAGTTTTTAGTCAAGTCTGGTGGCTCTGGCCAAGCATTTAAAGAGATTGAAAAAATGTTTCAAGCCTCAGATGATTACAGTGCTTATTTTCAGTCTGCGGTAGTTATTTACAATCCGAAGTCTAATGTTATTGCAAAAGCTGAAGCAAAGGTTCATGGGAAGATTTTATTTCCTCCTCGAGGTGTACAAGGTTTTGGATTTGATCCTATTTTTCTTCCACAAGGCTTTGATCAAACGATGGCAGAACTACCACAAAGTATTAAAAATTCGATAAGCCATCGAGGGAGAGCGTTGAAAAAGTTGTTTTTGCAAGAAGCCATGAAGTGGTGA
- a CDS encoding NfeD family protein, producing the protein MQEIITFLQTTMESAFSQIEGLMGYIWLIGALILLLLEISTPGLFFFLSFACGCITAALMAFLAYPFMWQCIGLAGATITSFLAMRSYFTVSKMTSPTTEEKAPIKTNFHALIGEECVVVKKIEPHKSGQVKVKGEQWAARAKDNVVLHEGTVVLVIGIEGNKLIVQ; encoded by the coding sequence ATGCAAGAAATAATAACTTTTTTGCAAACAACTATGGAATCAGCATTTTCACAAATCGAAGGTCTCATGGGATATATTTGGCTTATCGGGGCTCTTATCCTGCTACTTTTGGAAATTAGCACCCCAGGGTTATTCTTTTTTCTATCATTTGCATGTGGCTGCATTACAGCTGCACTCATGGCCTTTCTTGCCTATCCATTTATGTGGCAATGTATTGGACTAGCTGGGGCAACAATCACTTCTTTCCTTGCCATGCGCTCGTACTTTACCGTCAGCAAGATGACAAGCCCCACCACAGAAGAAAAAGCTCCTATCAAAACAAATTTTCATGCACTCATCGGTGAAGAGTGCGTTGTTGTAAAAAAAATTGAACCTCATAAATCGGGGCAAGTTAAAGTAAAGGGAGAGCAGTGGGCAGCTAGGGCGAAGGACAATGTCGTGCTCCACGAAGGCACAGTAGTCCTTGTTATTGGCATCGAAGGTAATAAACTCATTGTACAGTAA
- a CDS encoding amino acid ABC transporter permease produces MSMQSATIILLYTGMLLRGLLMTTGIWAASVLMSLSLGFILGVAGCRRLSRKFTQPFILTYVYVLRAIPVYVQLLIVYFVIPDILRIDLPAWLAAVLALGLCSAAYMTEIVRAGMNAVSFGQWDACLVLGYSNIQALHYVIVPQMLRRAYPAVINEFESLLKSTALVSAIGVLDLTKVASNIVARTMDPLPVYLATACLYLALSAMLNIVSKILERRFLI; encoded by the coding sequence ATGAGCATGCAAAGTGCTACGATTATTTTACTTTATACGGGCATGCTTTTGCGCGGATTGTTAATGACCACGGGAATTTGGGCTGCGAGTGTCTTGATGAGTCTATCACTGGGATTTATTCTGGGCGTTGCTGGGTGTAGACGTTTGAGCAGGAAGTTTACTCAACCCTTTATTCTTACTTATGTTTATGTTTTGCGTGCAATTCCGGTATATGTACAGTTACTTATTGTCTATTTTGTTATCCCAGATATTTTGCGTATTGATTTACCAGCATGGCTTGCCGCTGTCCTAGCCCTTGGTCTGTGTTCTGCCGCATATATGACTGAAATCGTACGAGCAGGAATGAACGCTGTTAGTTTCGGACAGTGGGATGCGTGTCTTGTGCTAGGCTACTCTAACATACAAGCTTTGCATTATGTGATCGTGCCACAAATGTTACGGCGTGCATATCCGGCTGTTATCAATGAATTTGAGTCACTTCTTAAAAGTACCGCATTGGTTTCTGCGATTGGAGTGCTTGATCTTACCAAGGTTGCCTCAAATATAGTTGCACGAACGATGGATCCTTTGCCTGTGTACCTAGCTACTGCTTGTTTGTATCTTGCCTTGTCTGCAATGTTAAACATAGTTAGCAAGATACTTGAACGGAGGTTTCTTATATGA
- a CDS encoding ankyrin repeat domain-containing protein, which produces MNEENLQKQLLKEINAVDEAKIKELVKKGADINAAYPANKLYPCDKTQTYPLVELTGKCSIELIAWLIQHGANVNVQETCDGRSPLHNAPNHETAKLLIRAGADVNAEGGFSLSPFLCTIYDNDLEMFQFMLEHGADVNHSLTCVDENEVRSAPLHAAIHCENITMVKMLIDHGARLDMFDTLSQTPLHTAAEIGNMQIITLLLEHAADVDQLDILPETALFSAILYDNFEVVQLLIERKANVNAKNLMGETPLHLAVRLGDLEMTNFLIESGADLYAKRYDNRTPLMAAKWEAHSPKGISVFNHLKKVYMQDILKKITIPKEWILCVDEGFVTDELRNKIDKQCYNFVCATISNIKEITVIDENALQTIIDAVYREYEALAEYNTYAEDTVKDFFEKEIITKVQQHVFTNLNFGHMWALAQYNYRKKQSQVVDNESFIGAVADRLSCGEEMAQKVIHDVGQALSKLLQNNPKLESVRLGGLGTFYYHAFPGGKCFLQFKTAAQANSFVDGKLEDFTVTIDGNHKLVQKLMLQAHIKYADLATLFTSAVLSNLIKNARQKPTYLPAIGTFYCWQTTETTGINPITEEVVTIPKRNKLGLLPDKFWFHVEFNLPQPAEITPASD; this is translated from the coding sequence ATGAATGAAGAAAATCTACAAAAACAACTTTTGAAGGAAATCAATGCCGTTGACGAAGCAAAAATCAAAGAGCTCGTAAAAAAAGGCGCAGACATTAATGCAGCTTATCCTGCAAACAAACTTTACCCCTGTGATAAAACACAGACGTACCCCTTAGTTGAATTAACAGGGAAGTGTAGTATCGAACTTATTGCTTGGCTCATTCAGCACGGCGCCAACGTCAATGTACAAGAAACATGTGATGGGAGAAGCCCTCTGCACAATGCACCTAATCATGAAACAGCAAAACTTCTAATTCGTGCTGGAGCCGATGTCAATGCTGAAGGTGGATTTAGCCTATCGCCATTTTTATGCACTATTTATGACAATGACCTAGAAATGTTTCAATTCATGCTTGAGCATGGTGCAGACGTCAACCACTCACTAACATGTGTTGATGAGAATGAGGTACGCTCCGCTCCGCTGCATGCAGCTATTCATTGTGAGAATATTACCATGGTTAAAATGCTTATAGACCATGGGGCACGCCTTGACATGTTTGACACACTGTCTCAAACACCGCTACACACCGCTGCAGAAATAGGTAATATGCAAATAATAACACTTCTTTTGGAACATGCAGCTGATGTTGACCAACTTGACATTTTACCTGAGACAGCTTTATTTTCTGCTATACTTTATGATAATTTTGAGGTCGTACAATTACTCATCGAACGTAAGGCCAACGTCAACGCAAAAAATCTCATGGGAGAAACCCCTTTACATCTTGCAGTAAGGCTTGGTGATCTGGAAATGACCAACTTCCTCATCGAATCTGGCGCCGACCTTTACGCAAAAAGGTATGATAACAGAACACCATTGATGGCTGCAAAATGGGAAGCTCACTCACCTAAAGGTATCAGTGTTTTTAACCATCTAAAGAAAGTGTATATGCAAGATATTCTTAAAAAGATTACAATTCCCAAAGAGTGGATACTGTGTGTTGATGAAGGCTTTGTTACCGACGAACTAAGAAACAAAATTGACAAACAATGCTATAACTTTGTATGTGCAACGATTAGCAACATCAAGGAAATCACGGTCATTGACGAAAATGCACTCCAAACTATTATAGACGCTGTTTATAGAGAATACGAAGCCTTAGCTGAATACAATACTTATGCAGAGGACACCGTCAAAGATTTTTTTGAAAAAGAAATTATTACTAAAGTCCAACAACACGTATTTACTAATCTCAATTTTGGGCACATGTGGGCTTTGGCACAGTACAACTATCGCAAAAAACAAAGCCAAGTAGTAGATAATGAATCGTTTATCGGTGCGGTAGCTGACAGGCTAAGTTGCGGAGAAGAAATGGCACAAAAAGTGATCCATGATGTTGGACAAGCTTTAAGCAAATTGCTACAAAACAACCCCAAGCTAGAATCAGTACGTTTAGGAGGACTTGGAACATTCTATTACCACGCTTTTCCAGGAGGGAAATGCTTCCTTCAGTTTAAAACTGCTGCTCAGGCAAATTCATTTGTTGATGGCAAGCTGGAAGACTTCACTGTTACAATAGATGGTAATCACAAGCTAGTACAAAAATTGATGCTCCAAGCGCATATAAAATATGCGGATTTGGCAACACTCTTTACTTCAGCAGTGTTAAGCAACCTGATAAAAAACGCAAGGCAAAAGCCTACATATTTACCAGCCATAGGAACATTTTATTGTTGGCAAACAACTGAAACTACAGGCATTAATCCCATAACAGAAGAAGTTGTTACTATTCCGAAAAGAAATAAACTTGGCCTTCTACCTGATAAGTTTTGGTTTCATGTGGAGTTTAATCTTCCTCAACCAGCAGAGATTACTCCAGCAAGTGACTGA